One Hevea brasiliensis isolate MT/VB/25A 57/8 chromosome 6, ASM3005281v1, whole genome shotgun sequence genomic window, tttaatttcaaataaaaaattttgaattataaaaaGAAACACTTTTTACGAAGCATTCTCATGAAGCTTGTTGGTGAGATTACAATAAACAAAGGCCAGAATTATTGTGACAGCTTTCACTATGTTTGAATAGaggaaaaataaggaaaaaatattaagaagaaaataactttattttttattattttatatttagttGAGAAGAAAATAAGGaggaaaataaattttgagagaaaataatttttagagtctatttttattttctttccaaattaaaaagaaagtatagaaaataattaaaaattacaaaTATATCCCTACATTTATAGTTCTTGGAATATTAAAACCAAAATCTAAGTGCATAAACATGCAGAAAATATAACCTAACTTGCATCACATAGCCACTTATATAATCACATTATATTATAAACGAATTATATACTATAGTGTCTTGATTTTATTGAGTTTAGAGTATATTTAGTATGCAGTACCCTATATCATTTATCATATTGATATCTCTATCGATCTCAAATGAATATCTTGAGTTCATAATTATGTTTTTAAACATAGTTGTCCGGTCAATGAACATAAACTAACGTGATAATTCGCAATAATCTTCCTCTTCTCCCGATTCTTTCAATCCCAAATCAactcattttttttaaaatgccCAGTAGACTTAATCTTACAGGATCCTTTGGTAACACTCTAATATAGCGATCATTGAACTAAGCTTCAAGAAACAAATAGGAGTTGTGAGGGTACATATTGAGAAAGACTAGTCTTAATCTTTAAGGTCTCACACAATGACAAGTAGACTCTTAATCTTTAAGGTTTCACACAATGACAAGTAGAAATCACAACTTGCATTTCCTTTATTGGTCACTAGCACATGTGGTATGAATCACATGCTACAATATTTTCTCTTTCCCATGAAGCATATGTCAAAATATCGTACAGGTGATAGTTCAAGCACACTCAATGCTTAACTTTAAATTCCCTTACTCTACTCTTAATTTTATTAGAACTCGCGTCTGAAATCTTTAAACAAATAACATGACTCAATCATGTATAGTCAATGCAATTAATTACAATGACACTCTTCCTCATTTTGAGCTCTTCAACATTATCACTCAAATAATGCAACTTATAATTGTCTTATCTCTATATGCCACTTAGCTAATAGAGTTGGCTGCCTGTGTGAGAAGACTAATCCTTTTATCTGTTTGATATATTCGACTTTAAATTGATGCACTTAACAATTAACATATATACGTAAGTGTATATTTTCACAACTAATGTAACAAGGAATCAAATAACATTAATTATAATACTGTCATACAAGTGAATATCTTTTCACAAACTCTTGATAAAAGTAAGTACATTAAATTTTACATAAACCCCTTGACTTAACATGCCTATAAAAAGATTTTTTAGGAATAGGCTTGGTAAATGGATGTACTATCATTTCTTGTGTATAAATGCACTTAATATTCACTTCATTCTATGTAACCATGTCTCtgacaaaattatattttatatatatgtgttTGGTTTTTCTATGATACTTAGGATCTTTAGTATAGGCTATTGTTGCTTGACTGTCACAGTATAATGTCATAGGTTCTACAGTAGTATCAAACACACCTAAGTGAATGAGAAATCGTTTTAACCAAATAGCTTCCTGTACAACAGCTGAGAATGCTACAAATTTTGCTTCCATAGTAGACAAAGTTATACAAGATTGCTTTTTACTACTCCATGATGTAGCACCCTCATCTAGTAAGAAAATAAATCTCGAGGTAGATTTTCTCTCATCTCAATTACCTTCCCAATCAGCATTAATATAGCCTCTCAGTTGTAAACTTTTTCCTCGATAACATAGTGAGTAATCAACTGTgccttaagacaatttgagaagccataaacaaaaaatatttaatattgtttaattagttaactataataaaaaaaatagaacataGGTTAAAACCTCACTAGACTTTGCAATCCCAACTTGAGAacaagaagaaaagaggaagagAAGAGAAAAATTTTGAGGCTTGGCAATTGAATTTAGGTTagtaaaacttctttatttattatttcaaatgcatatgtgatggtttgGGAAAGTGGGGCTTTAgattttaatgaaaaaaaaacatGGATGAGAGAGAAACTAAAAAATTTTTTTGACTAGTGAAAAGAATGAATGatgaattaattaaatgagaGAGAAGGAGTTAAAAAAAGTAGTTTTTTGATTGATTATTAGTTTTTTAGTTTTAATATTTAGTAATATAAACATATTATAATTAGAAATGTATAAATGACATGTTTGACCTATTTGAAAGAGGAGATATAgatttaaaactttcatgaagaacatcaccccaaattatgacattaacccattcaaattattgagattgaggtgatccaaaaatgagaatacacttaagacaataaaggattttttatgaagaagttttgtcaaatctttgaaaatgaccaaaaccaacaagttgaatgaccaaaatgtggtatgtgagtgaagttagaGTTCCATACTAGTAAGCCTTAAAAAAAGTctatttaaaatctcacaatgcatgatttgtatttaattttcatgtttagccaaatcttGAATAAATGTTAactaaaatggactaaaactattaactagttttaatattTACTAAATGTTTTAATACTTTATAGAAAATGCCACTTTTAGATACCTCAATATAATGTCACAAGTTTTATAGTAGTATCAAAACACACCCAAGTGAATCGTTTTAACCAAACAACTTCTTGTACAATAGTATAGAATGCTATAAATTTTGCTTCCATAGTAGACAAAGCTATACAAGATTGCTTTTTACTACTCCATGATGTAGCCCCATCATTTAGAAAGAAAACAAATCGTAAGGTGAATTTTCTCTCATCTAAATCTCCTTCCCACTCAACATTGGTATAACCTCTCAGTTCCAATTTTTTCCTTGATAACATAGTGAGCAATCAACTATGCCTTTAAGATACCTCAGTATCCTCTTCACTGCTTTCTAGTGCGCTTGTCCTAGGTGAGACTGATATCTACTCACCATGGCAACTGTATAGTAAATGTCTGGCCTTGTAcacattattatatatataagacTTCCAACTGCACTCGCATAAGGAACATTCTTCATTTTCTCACTTTCTTGTGGAGTCTTACAACATAACTTATGGCTTAAAACCTTGCCTTTGAAATGGGAGTATCTATTGGGTTTACAATCTTGCATATGAAATCGCTCAAGAATTTTCTTGATGTATGATTCTTAAGTAAGAGATAGTAACCTTTTAGAGCGATCTCTTGAAATATTAACACTAATGATATATGCAGCCTCACCCATATCTTTCATCTCAAAATTAGATGACAACCATCCTTTAATAGAATTGAGCTATTATTATGTCATCTACATACAAGGATAAGATTAAAAATTtgtcattaaatcttttggtatCTACACAACGATCTTCATCAATCATAATGAAAACATATGACATAATTACCTTATGAAATCTAATATAGCATTGCTTTAAAGATTGTTTTAGACCATAAATCAACCTCAAAAGCCAACACACTTTATGCTTTTGGTTTTCTTTTATAAAACCTATAGGCTGTTGCATATAGATCTCCTCTTATAGTTTTCCATTGAGAAAAAGTAGTTTTTATATCCATTTGATATAATTTAAGGTCCAAATTAGCCATAATAGCTAAAATTAATCTTATCGAGGTAAAACATACAACTGGTGAAAAAGCTTCTTTATAATCCATCCCTTCCTGTTGTGTATATCCCTTAGCTACTAGATGAGCTTTGTATCTTTCGATACTTCCATAAGCTTTATGCTTAATTttgaaacccatttgttcccactATCCTTATGTCCCATTGGTAAATCTACTAGTTCCCAAACCTGGTTTAATTTCATATATTCCATATCTTCTTCCATCGCTTTAATCCACTTTTCTTTAGCCAGGTATGTAAGAGCTTCATTTACATTTCTAGGCTTTTCATCATCTAGAGTGACCATAAATGCTTCCCCTTTAATCTCAAAATGATGACTGGGAATGCTCTTTCGATTTAATCTGTAGAGCTGAGATTAACACATTGAATCATCTATGTTTATGGTACTCCCACTCAGATCAAGAATCGTTGGTGGAGTCACTTTTGGGTTTAATTGAGCTTCGTTTGAAACTAACTCATTGTTGCTCATATTACCCCCACTCGGAAGTGATTCCAATTGACTTGGCATTGCCAAAATATCTTGATCTGGAGTCTCGTATAGAGAAAAGTTTTGTCTTATCTCCTCTTACTTAGGAAATTCATTCTCTAAGAATATAACATTTCATGATTTGAACTTAGTTACATATCCATTATCTTGCTCTCCAACAAACACATATCCCTTGGATTGTTTAGAATATCCTATAAAGATACATTTCTTTTCCCTTAGACTAAGTTTTCCAAACTTATGGGAAGGATCATGAACATAAGCAGCACAACTCCAAGGTTTTAAGACATTTAAGTCCAGTTTATGTGTTGTCCATAACTCATATAGAGTGAAAGTAACTGATTTAGAAGGCACACACTTAAGTATAAATGTAGCAGTCAAAAGTGCATCACCTTAATAGGTGATAGACAAATTTGCTTCTACCATCATCGACCTAACCATTTCAAGCAAAGTTCTATTACGTCTCTTCGCTACACCATTTTATTGCAGAGTGCTAGGAATAGTCAATTGTCTTTCTATTCCTTTTTCATCACATAATTCTTTGAATTGATTAGATAGAGATTCTCTTCCTTGATCGGTTCTTAAAGCCTTAACTTTcctatctagttgaatttcaatAAGATTTAAGTATTTTACGAAGCAACTCAAAGCTTTGGATTTATGAGAAATCAAATAGACATAACTAAAATGAGTATAATCATCTATAAATGTGATGAATTAATATGCCCCATGCCTAGCCCTTCCATTCATCGGACCACAAATATTAGAGTGAATTAGTTGTAATGGATAATCAGCTCTAATTCCTTTCCTAAAAGGTTTCCTTGCTCCTGCTAAGCATTGTTCACTAGTGAACAATTTCACCTTACTAACATCACTTAGTAAGCTCTCTTTACTTAACCTTTGCATTCTTTATTGGCTAATATGACCAAGTCTAGCATGCCAAGTAGTCATATCATCCATATTATTAACAGAAGATATATGTAAGGAAAAACACACATTATTATTTATGTCATGAATAATATCCAAGACAATTAAaccatttataaaaaaattaaaaccatAATAACTTGTTCCCAAGGACAAGTTAACACCATTTTAATGAAAGTTTATATTGAAACCAAGCTTAAGTAAAACCAATACTGATACTAAATTTCGATGTATTTCTAGAGTATATAACACATCATGTAGGAAAAGAGTTTGACCACCACACATGATCAACTTGCAAGTGCCAATCCCTTTCACCTTTACTTTAGAGTCGTTTCCTATATAAATCCACTTACTCTATTTGGAAGATGTCAGAATTCCACGAAGGCATCCTTGTCTTTTGCTATGTGGTCTATTGCACCTAAGTCTACAGTCCACAAAGGATTAGATTCAGTTAGAAAAACAGAATTGGAAACATTAATAACACTTATAAGAGTTAAAAAGGTCATTTACCCTTTTAGGCTCGGTGCAATCTCTCGCAAAATGTCCTTTGTTTCCACAGTTGTAGCATTTCACCATGGCAacattcttctttttcttcttaaagGGACCTTTCCCTTTTCCAGCATTATTATACTTAGGCTTTTTATTGGCATTTCCTTTACCTTTCCCTTATTGAAACCCACCTTGATGTTTTCGCTTTTGTCCCTTAGGACCTTATGAGCTAGAACTCAAGATGTACACATTAGTACTTGGCTTATCAGAACCAAGTTGTTCCTCTTCTACCTCAAGGTGGCGAATAGCATCTTCTAAGTTTTTGATGTTAACATTATGAATCAAGTGCATCTTCATGGGTTTCCAACTATTAGGTAAATAACGTATCACAACTTGGACTTATTATTCATCAGTGAGAGTATGATCAGCATCCTTAAGCTCATTCACCATGTTTGACATCACCCTCATATGTTTTTTCATATATGTTCAGGGCGTTTCTTATATGTGTCAAACTTGCTTGTGAGAGCCCTTAGTTTGGCAACCGACGTGCCTCCAAAATTTTCCTTTAGCGCAGACCTCATGTCCTTCTCTAGGTCATActttttaatttcccgcattatGTCATCATCCATGCTACTTAATAGCATAATTCGAGCTAGGGAATTCTTTTTCTTCCAAACATCATATACCTCATGGTCCTTCACATGTTGGGCCATATCTGTAGCTTTAGGAACATTTATACTAAGGTTTAGAGTCTCAAGAACCTCTTGTTCTTCCAGCACATATTAGATTTTCATACTTCAAATCTCGTAATTATCACCATTCAATTTCTCACCTTTGTTGAGTTCAGCAATAATATGTTTAGTAGTTGAAGCCATTTCTGAACACTAGGTTCTGTATAGAGATAACTTTTAAACATTAATTGAATTCTTAAAATATATAGATCTAAgcttatcattaattaattatgtcTATAAATATCTCACATTAGGTTTAGAGTCAAAAGTTTACTATATTCTCAATCATCATATAAGGTCCTAATTCGTGATACAAATAAACATAATTAATAATGTAAGGTaccaatttttttattaaaaaaaattcaaaaataatattttaattaccatatataaataaaataaataatatatccaAGAATACATATATAAATAACACAATGAATCAACATTATAATAAAAAGAtgctttaatttattatatatatttctttttaaatatctatACTAAAATATTTAGCATAGTTATAGATATTCAATACTGAAAGCATTAACATCAAACCATTAGATAGTAATTTCCCCATTAGGTTTTTCTTCTTGCTATCACGAATTGATAGTCCTAGAGAAGAATTGGCAGTCTTCATAGCTACCCAATTAGCCTCCTCCTAATAAATTCCAGCACAAGGAATTTTGTAATGATCATTATTGCCTTCATTTAGTTTGCACCACATCTAGAATTACCCTTGAATTGAGTAACTAGAGTTTCCCTTAAAGCCATATGTCTTTCATGTTCTTGCAAAAGACCACCTTCCAATATAATACTCCGAATTAATCCATTAATTTTGATAATATGATTCaccaaataaatcatttcatcaTTGTAACTAATAGGGTTTAGTTGATGACTAATTAAGTCATTGATCATTCCATTGACTTTGTCCCTCTGTTGGACAGTCAGAATCCTGCTAGGTGTTCGCACAGTTTGCACCATGATCTGTAATAAATACAGATGTAAAAATAagttcaaaaaaatatttttcataaaaaaatacacataataacaaaacaaaatttattattataaaaaatatcattttacatAAAAATGATATacataataataaaacaaatttattattattaagaaaaatatCATTTCACATAAAAATGATGCACATCATAATAAAACACATTTATTATTGTAAAAAATATCATTTCACACAAAACTgatgtatataataataaaacaaaatttattattattattagtgatatataaaaaaaattttcaaaaaaatatttattattttttctagttttttataaaaaaataattaataaataatttttttatattccaaaaaagattttatttttttatcactaatataaaatttttaagttagaactaatttttatttatatgtttttttaaaaaaacaagAGGAAAAAAAATTATGGATAGGTCCAAAATGACCTGTCGTTTGGTGCGAACCTAGGGAAGGCTTTCAAATGGACTTGGCGCAGTAGATGGTGGGTTGGGCCCTGCACGTAGACAGACCAGCGTGCATCGTTGGGCTGCTCTACGTGCCAGGCCCAGCACACACCAAGCCTAGCTCCAGTAGCTGAGATGCATGTGCCGCGCTGGACGAAGCGTGTGTAAGCCACGCACCGACAATATGGTTGTCGTTGGCCACAGAAAAATTTCTAATGGGAGGTTTTTGGGTATTCTGAATATGATGAAAAGTTTAGTGTTCATAAACAAAAGCTCTAACTAGATGTTTGGACATGCATACCCTTGGGCTGAAATTGGGATAAACTAGAATGCGTCATCTTTAACCCTATCTTAGGAAAAATTCTTCTCTCAATTGAGAGCCCCTGGTTTTCTTCACTGGTTTTGAGAGTCCCTTAAGTTTCCACCGTGAGGGTGGTTTTCCTCGCCCTTTTGGGCAGGGAAGCTCGCCCTCAGCTTCCCTACTGGATGTGGTCGTCCCTCCCCACATTTGGTGGGGTTGTATAGTTTTTGTTCTTTTGGTGGAGGAGCTTGGAATTGAGAGAGGGTTGTTTATTTTCCTCCGCTTTTACAGATCAATGTATATTTGAAACTTTCTTCTTGGAACTGTGTTTGTTATGTTTAGGCAGTGCAGGAGTCTCGCTATTTGGGAGCAGCTACTTTCTCTGTGTAGGTCGCCGTCTTCTTTCGCTAAGATGAGGCTTAGATTCGCATGGTAGTGGTGAGGGTGCAAATAAGGAGGATTTGTCCTTTGGTCCCGATGAGCTCAGAAGCTTGCAGTCCGGCACCTCATGGCTATGAAAGACTGAAACGCCATGACTTTGCTCCTTCTCCCTCTGAGCGTCCAAGTTCTGCTTGTTGCTGCCCCTGGAGATGTTACAGTGTTACTACATTTGTGACCCGATGGGCTTTGTTTGGCTTCTACGGAAGTTTGCAAAGCAAGTTGGGTCTCTCCTGCTTTGTCTTAGGTGATCCCTTCTTCTCTCCCCAACGTCGACGGTGATCTGTACCTGTTTCTGCTACGTGGTATTGGGTTTTGGGTAATAGGGATTGATGTTGTATGGGCTTAATTGTATTTTCATGGATCTGGACTATGTAGCTATTTGCCCTTCTTTGGGCTTTAATGCAAGACTAttgcagttcaaaaaaaaaaaaaggaaaattttttATCCAATTTTAGTTAGTCTTTAGCAATTTTGAGAAGCCATAACTTTCTCAATTTAAGTCTAAATTACGCAAATAAGGTACCTTTGGAAAGCTTGcaatattcaatttttttatggATTAAAAATGAATCCTAACCATAATCACACATGAAGATATAATATCTCAAAGTAGGATCATCAATCatgtttgcaaaaaaaaaaaaaaaaattatagaacagaaaaaataaaatttcagatcaaataTATATCATACTTTGATATATCAAATATTATAAAAAGTTATGAAAAACAAATTTACATGCTCTGATAACAATATTGAAATATTAAAACCAAGATCTAAGCGcataaacatgcataaaatataATCCAACTTACATCACATAGCCATATATATAATCACATTATATTATAAATGAATTATATACTATTTTCACAATCTAAATGTATCTTAACAATAGTGAAACTCCAGAAAAAGagagattttttttcttttagagaAGAACATCCCTTTATAGAAAACAAACCTCTTTTCTTATTATTCCCGTAGGTTATGGAAAAGCAGGCATAAATTCACTTTTTTCTCATAAGTTAAATCTCCTGTTATGCCACAATTAATTTCCATAATTCCTTAATTATAAGCTACATAATCTCAACTTACTGTTATAGGAATATGAGTAGATTGTTGACAATCTTAAAAGATTCTTGcgcataattatatatatatatatatatatatattatgcacTCATGGGTGAAATATGCATATATAGTTTTTGGGCCAAGACACATCATATTACCTATTCCATAATTCttcaatagttttttttttattatttttatttttttaatttaaagataaaattataatgttattatttattacaaaaaaaaaactttccatccaatattttattttctatattCAAAAGAGAATAAAAAGTTATTTTTCCCTGATTAttgatattttctttattttactctaattatttttcttccttcATTACAAACATAatgtaaatataatttttttcttcttttttattcaattttaaagGTTTAATCTGATTTGATCCAATAATTAAAAATCTATCACTTATCTAGCAGGTGTCAAATCCCAATTCACTCaatctctaaaaaaaaaaaataaaaaaatcgtaGTAGTAGTAATGACAATAAAAAGAATTTTCTTTTGTTATATTCtcatagtgttttttttttaaataagggatttaaatattagtttaattatttgaaaatttaaaaaataagctATATATGAATACAAAAAAATACTTATTtgtaaaaaaatgtaaacatttatgtaaaattatattttaattcaatattttcaatttcaatcatttaagtttaatttatttaagggctaaaattaatttaaaaagaaatatattatGATTATTATAAGACCCACATGACTCACTCAGAAATTTTATGGAACCAGAGCACCAGGCAGGCCCAGTTTAGTGAGCCCAATATCCAGGGCCGACTAACATCTAATCCAATTTACCAATAGAGTAAATCACAAGCCGTACCATTCTTCTATCCCTCGAAACTAGGCTAAAGTGAAATCCGACGATAACGAGACTTTATTTACCTATCCTACAAATCTTGCTGCCCGGAGCCGCTAACCATCATAAGAAGTAGAGAGAGGCTGAccaaagagaagagagaaaagatGCCTAGGTGGTTCGATCCGTGGCCCGTCTTCTTCAAGCGAGAGTTCAATAGGAACTGGCCGTTCCTGGTCGGCTTTGCCGTAACTGGAGCCCTCATCACCAAGTTCTCTCTTGGCCTTACAGGTATCGCATCTTGATCTACGtttcattttctttgttctttgcgAGTCTGTATGTGTTTTCGTGTGATGATTTAAAAAATCCCTACAATTTGATCGGATTTGCCTGTTAATGATTTGCAGAGGAGGATGCGAAAAATTCACCTTTCGTCCAGAGGCACAAGAGgtacatttctaatttcaaaaccCTAGAGTCAATTTATTGTTAGAATATGTATGGAAATTTTACGATTTTACTTGAAATTTTCCAATGTGGGAATTAGGATTTAAGGGTCAGAAAGGGGCTCAAATATTCATACTTGTAGCTAAAAGCATGCATAGATTTTCAAAACTAGAATTATAATAATCACAATGATTCCTTTCCTTAAATTTAGtgttttgtttttctgtttgatgTAAGTGGAACCCAACGTTTTGTGCCCAATTCTCTATAAAAcaaagaaattgaaattgaatGGTTATACTGCCAAGATAGAGTAGATCACTTTAAGCCACTGGTATTAGGATATGTATTTGTAGGACTTATCCATATTCAGCGAGCCTGTGACTTGCTGGGTTTTataatctttttttctttttgtgtTTGCTGTGTTACAATTGTGGCTTTGTGGCCATCGTGTGAATGTGCATCCACATGAAGTTTCGTTTTTAAATTGGTGCAATCATATGCTAATGTGTTGTATTAGTTGTGTTTGACATTGTTGTGATTATGGATCCACATTGACTATTTAGATAGATTCATGTTTTCATTGTGATCTGCAACTGGTAATTATTAATAGTGCTACCTTTTGAATGGTATTTGGGTTCTTCTGGGATGTGGTAAATGTCATTGTTGTTCTTAATCTGTCCTATTGTATTAGTCAAATAGGATTAGTTTTCTGGGAAGTTCAGGAGTTCAGAGTCTCAATGATTTGTGGGCATTTTATTGGCAGATTTACACAAGTTGTTTTATGACATTGCTTCATGGTTTAATGTCTTGCAGATGAATTGGAAACCCAACAAAGTTATCAGCAGTGTACCACTCATTGCAGGAAAAGAAATAGATTTGCTCTGTTTTCTTGGTCTATAATAACAGGAGAGATGTTATAGATACTCCAAATGTGATTTTTTCAATCAGTAACTTGCTTTTTTACTTGAATAACATTGAACACCTTTATTGGATGACTGTTACCTTTTGTGGTTGAATTAATTATCTTGGGGGCAAAGAAAACCAAGACCAGATGGTTTGATATTTTGCTTTTGTGGGAATTTGTCATTTGGAATTACAATGTTTTGAATCACTTTGGCATGACCTTGTGAAGCACAACACATTAACCCTTAAAGAGGCTATGTAATATTTCATCTTAAATTATCAAGAGATCTGTAATTTTACTCTGATCCAATTTTTTTGAAGCCTTTAAAGCACCAGTCACACTATGATTGTTCGGGGACTGAATTTTGTAGACAAAATCATACCCTTTTAGGTATTCCTAATATAATGTAAGCTCTTTGCCTCTCTTTAATTGGTCTCCATTTTGTTCTTGCCATCTTCAATAAGGTATTGCAGCCTTTTTAGGAGCTTGTTTGACATTGTTGTTTGAGTTTCTattgagaaaataatatttttttcaatgGGGTTTcttaaaaagtaaatttaaaaacACGATGCCTCAGTGTGAAACAAGTTTAGTGAGTTCTTTGGGTTAGCCACCTCTGTTCTTCTAGGAGATCTAAGCTGTTTCTCTGCGGTGGTTGGTTGCATTCTAGTTTGTCTTATGGAGCTTTGCTATCCAGCCGACTAGCTTTCAGCGGTCTTTGACGGCAACTTTCCAGTCTGATTTGCGAATTGCTCTCAACTTTCAAGCGGCCACAGAGGAGCTTAATCAAGTGGGCCATTCTTttttcagtaaaaaaaaaattccttaaTTGAGGCGTGGAATCTGAGTGCCTCATAACATA contains:
- the LOC110645526 gene encoding ATP synthase small subunit 6, mitochondrial, producing MPRWFDPWPVFFKREFNRNWPFLVGFAVTGALITKFSLGLTEEDAKNSPFVQRHKR